A genomic window from Lineus longissimus chromosome 17, tnLinLong1.2, whole genome shotgun sequence includes:
- the LOC135501765 gene encoding protein SLC31A2-like, whose product MMRMSFEFVDTFKDFIFRGWNASTLGVFIGSCIGICFLAILLDAITVFKEYLHKQANLNPLTYAKTDSNIYGRSPLLAPLIIPPSLRHIKRRKFYYHCTASLVYMIRVILAYVVMLAVMTYNAWVGIAVVLGSAVGYFIFYGLKLQYIDQLGADEDKDSALSQTIEGSEIQCQMSSASAPTLEI is encoded by the exons ATGATGCGT ATGTCATTCGAATTTGTGGATACATTTAAGGACTTCATTTTCCGAGGATGGAATGCATCGACTCTTGGAG TTTTTATTGGGTCCTGTATTGGAATATGCTTCCTCGCTATTCTCTTGGATGCAATAACAGTCTTCAAAGAATACTTGCATAAACAAGCCAATCTGAACCCCCTCACCTATGCCAAGACAGATTCGAACATTTATGGACGATCTCCTTTACTCGCACCACTCATTATACCACCAAGCTTACGGCACATCAAGCGCAGAAA gttttACTACCACTGCACAGCATCACTGGTGTACATGATCCGGGTAATACTAGCCTACGTTGTAATGTTAGCTGTTATGACTTACAATGCTTGGGTTGGTATTGCAGTGGTTTTAG GGTCAGCAGTTGGCTATTTCATTTTCTATGGTCTGAAACTTCAATATATTGACCAACTAGGGGCAGATGAGGACAAGGACTCTGCATTGTCTCAAACAATTGAAGGATCAGAGATACAATGTCAAATGTCGTCTGCCTCAGCGCCAACCCTAGAGATATAA
- the LOC135501761 gene encoding small RNA 2'-O-methyltransferase-like, translating to MEKCVENDVQTSTATDKSDQEDKEEKDPESAVFNPPLYLQRYRRVADVIRKYGCSSVIDFGTAECKFLQTLKNIECVENIAGVDVNRGGLESRKMVCRPMTADYLQPRKKPLRMRLFFGDLTKYDSRLEEFESVTLIEVIEHLTEPVLVAMPDAIFGKLNPKLVVITTPNAEYNVLFKNFTGKRHWDHKFEWNREDFKTWCENIAMKYNYIVEYQGIGAPPPGKEHIGCCSQMAVFESCLANQADEWCYGMDHSQRSSASGNPAEQFPYELISDWQHPFQKDTVSLEQKIIWEAEYVMSFLAREHQNEEQSLDENHMPIDLNHMLQFRKLKEYCDDINILRDVLQNSGYHLTSNKHSVLYKIYPDTDDEPEDEKPKRARSASIISGQFSDAEDDLTTPLLCEGLYAGLQACVESWDE from the exons ATGGAGAAATGTGTTGAAAATGATGTTCAAACATCCACTGCTACGGACAAGTCAGACCAAGAAGATAAAGAGGAAAAAGATCCAGAGAGTGCTGTGTTCAATCCTCCTCTTTATCTCCAAAGATACAGGCGGGTGGCCGACGTGATTCGCAAATATGGATGTTCAAGT gtgatAGACTTTGGGACAGCTGAGTGCAAATTTCTCCAAACACTAAAAAACATTGAGTGTGTTGAAAATATTGCTGGTGTTGATGTGAACAGAGGTGGGTTAGAATCAAGGAAGATGGTTTGCAGGCCGATGACAGCAGATTACCTCCAGCCGCGAAAGAAACCGTTAAGGATGCGACTATTCTTTGGAGATCTGACAAAGTATGACTCACGGTTGGAAGAATTCGAGAGTGTTACTTTGATTGAGGT GATTGAACATTTAACAGAGCCAGTCCTGGTTGCCATGCCTGATGCAATATTTGGCAAGCTGAATCCCAAGTTGGTGGTGATCACAACACCAAATGCCGAGTATAACGTGCTTTTCAAGAACTTTACGGGAAAACGTCACTGGGATCATAAGTTTGAATGGAACAGAGAAGATTTTAAAACATG GTGCGAAAATATTGCTATGAAGTATAACTACATCGTTGAATATCAGGGTATCGGTGCTCCACCACCGGGCAAGGAACATATAGGGTGCTGCAGTCAGATGGCTGTGTTTGAATCATGCTTGGCGAATCAAGCAGATGAATGGTGCTATGGGATGGACCACTCGCAGAGGTCGTCAGCGAGTGGGAATCCTGCTGAGCAATTTCCTTATGAACTG ATTTCCGATTGGCAACATCCATTCCAGAAAGACACAGTATCCTTGGAACAAAAGATCATCTGGGAGGCTGAATATGTGATGTCATTTCTTGCACGGGAGCATCAAAATGAGGAACAATCGTTAGACGAAAATCATATGCCAATAGACTTGAATCACATGTTACAATTCAGAAAGCTGAAGGAGTATTGTGATGACATAAACATATTGAG GGACGTGCTTCAGAATTCAGGTTACCATTTAACATCCAACAAACATTCCGTCTTGTACAAAATTTATCCGGATACAGATGATGAACCGGAGGATGAGAAACCTAAACGTGCCAGGAGTGCAAGCATAATTTCAGGACAGTTCTCAGATGCTGAGGATGACTTAACGACACCCCTACTTTGTGAGGGGTTATACGCAGGCTTACAGGCTTGCGTGGAGTCATGGGATGAATGA